One stretch of Streptomyces sp. NBC_00443 DNA includes these proteins:
- a CDS encoding DUF4406 domain-containing protein, which translates to MTDKPMLILIAGPYRSGTDGDPRAMAANLARLEAASWPVFAAGHVPVIGEWVALPVLRSAGAGPADPLADQVLYPTAERLLAHCDAVLRLPGDSTGADHDVATARRRGLPVYHDVAEIPRGTPQEGQAGQAGQAGQVGRVA; encoded by the coding sequence ATGACCGACAAGCCGATGCTCATCCTCATCGCCGGGCCCTACCGCTCCGGCACCGACGGCGACCCGCGGGCCATGGCGGCCAACCTCGCCCGCCTCGAAGCGGCATCCTGGCCGGTCTTCGCCGCCGGCCACGTGCCCGTGATCGGGGAGTGGGTGGCGCTGCCCGTCCTCCGCTCGGCCGGCGCGGGCCCTGCAGACCCCCTCGCCGATCAGGTGCTCTACCCGACCGCCGAGCGTCTGCTTGCCCACTGCGACGCCGTGCTCCGGCTCCCCGGTGACTCCACCGGAGCCGACCATGACGTCGCCACGGCCCGCCGCCGCGGCCTGCCCGTCTATCACGACGTGGCCGAGATCCCGCGCGGCACTCCGCAAGAAGGACAGGCAGGGCAGGCAGGACAGGCAGGACAGGTAGGAAGGGTCGCGTGA
- a CDS encoding NUDIX domain-containing protein: MGRPGVDVPDHRGRTGLDRAGRNLERNPDVVVRDVDLTSQGWHVLRRTTFDYRRRDGRWETQQRETYDRGNGAVVLPYDAERGCVLLTRQFRYPAYVNDHPDGMLIEAAAGLLDGDDPLAAIRREAAEELGVTLGPIAHVLDAYMSPGSVTERLYFYAAPYTPADRTGTGGGLEKDGEDIEVLELPFTEALAMIRDGRITDGKTILLLQWAALDGPFGPASCSG, from the coding sequence ATGGGCCGCCCCGGTGTCGATGTCCCCGACCACCGCGGCCGCACCGGCCTCGACCGGGCCGGACGCAACCTGGAACGCAACCCGGACGTCGTGGTCCGAGACGTGGACCTCACCTCCCAGGGCTGGCACGTCCTGCGCCGCACCACCTTCGACTACCGCCGCCGCGACGGACGCTGGGAAACCCAGCAGCGCGAGACGTACGACCGCGGCAACGGCGCGGTCGTCCTGCCATACGACGCCGAGCGCGGCTGCGTGCTGCTCACCCGTCAGTTCCGCTACCCGGCCTACGTCAACGACCATCCGGACGGCATGCTCATCGAGGCCGCCGCCGGACTGCTCGACGGCGACGACCCGCTCGCCGCCATCCGGCGCGAGGCCGCCGAGGAGCTTGGCGTCACGCTCGGCCCGATCGCCCACGTCCTCGACGCCTATATGAGCCCCGGCTCTGTCACCGAGCGCCTGTACTTCTACGCCGCCCCCTACACGCCGGCCGACCGCACCGGAACTGGCGGCGGTCTCGAGAAGGACGGCGAGGACATCGAAGTGCTCGAACTGCCCTTCACGGAAGCTCTCGCCATGATCCGTGACGGGCGCATCACCGACGGCAAAACGATCTTGCTCCTGCAATGGGCTGCCCTGGACGGACCCTTCGGCCCCGCCTCATGCAGTGGCTGA
- a CDS encoding PadR family transcriptional regulator yields the protein MTKGRPASGDQRRSQMLRGVLDLCLLSLIAERPRYGFEFVTALADSGLDLVSEGSIYPLLARMEREGLISSYSAASASGGAPRKYYRLTEAGRTELTSGRAVWHAFSGRVGRILTENEPTGGSTP from the coding sequence ATGACAAAGGGGCGTCCTGCCAGCGGTGACCAGCGTCGCAGTCAGATGCTGCGCGGAGTGCTCGATCTGTGCCTCCTGTCGCTGATCGCCGAACGGCCGCGCTACGGCTTCGAGTTCGTGACGGCACTCGCCGACAGCGGGCTCGATCTCGTGAGCGAAGGCAGTATCTATCCGTTGCTCGCGCGGATGGAGCGCGAGGGGCTCATCTCCTCGTACAGCGCCGCGTCGGCCAGTGGTGGCGCCCCACGCAAGTACTACCGCCTGACCGAAGCGGGACGTACCGAACTGACCAGCGGCCGGGCCGTGTGGCACGCCTTCAGCGGGCGTGTGGGGCGGATCCTGACCGAGAACGAACCCACGGGGGGAAGCACACCATGA
- a CDS encoding ArsR/SmtB family transcription factor → MSDFLERSEAEEYAGWFKALADATRIQIVTLLARSASPLTVGQIVSAVEVGQSTVSHHLKGLAEVGFVLVEREGSFSRYRLNEECVQAFPSAADVVMGRPAPAPAGSGDGRGRRGRVR, encoded by the coding sequence ATGAGTGACTTCCTGGAACGTTCCGAGGCCGAGGAGTACGCCGGCTGGTTCAAGGCGCTGGCTGATGCCACGCGGATTCAGATCGTGACGCTGCTGGCGCGCAGTGCTTCGCCGTTGACGGTCGGGCAGATCGTGTCCGCGGTGGAGGTGGGCCAGTCGACGGTGTCGCACCATTTGAAGGGGCTGGCCGAGGTGGGGTTCGTACTGGTGGAGCGGGAGGGCTCCTTCAGCCGCTATCGGCTCAACGAGGAGTGCGTGCAGGCGTTTCCTTCGGCCGCCGATGTGGTGATGGGGCGGCCCGCGCCCGCACCGGCCGGGTCAGGCGATGGCCGAGGCCGGCGGGGCAGGGTCCGATGA
- a CDS encoding MFS transporter — translation MSATDMAEGSATAPLAGRRSAAVYVVLLGLGALDAAGYSLIAPVLPELAQRTGASATVMGMLVATFPLGMVAGFALGGAAVQRRAPAAVVLAGLGLIAAGCLGFVLGTDLGVLAPARLLMGLGSGCLWLGITFTTLAGWPGQEYLCMSRIFAAYSAGGLLGPLLGSIQGVRGPFTAYLVLTLLMAAPVLALRLPAHAATFTADRRALRSRGFWAASAGIAFAVMALGTLEGVLPLHFGAKLAQSQIGVLYAATSVLVAVTAALAARLRPRRALLASTLLVITGLAAAGASTAVPVWIGALAVAVCGIGMANTGAIGVLLDAVPAQRIVTAMVLWSQIGILGYLLAPVMGGPLADAYGYTTVAATVGVGALAVVLTLAWQHRSRQPSADSDAT, via the coding sequence ATGAGCGCCACTGACATGGCCGAAGGGTCGGCGACCGCACCGCTGGCGGGGCGGCGTTCGGCAGCGGTCTATGTGGTGCTGCTGGGGCTGGGGGCGCTGGATGCGGCCGGGTACAGCCTGATCGCGCCGGTGCTGCCGGAGCTCGCGCAGCGCACCGGGGCCAGTGCCACGGTGATGGGGATGCTGGTGGCCACGTTCCCACTGGGTATGGTCGCCGGTTTCGCGCTGGGTGGCGCCGCCGTGCAGCGCCGGGCACCGGCGGCGGTGGTCCTGGCCGGCCTGGGGCTGATCGCCGCGGGGTGCCTGGGGTTCGTCCTCGGCACGGACCTGGGCGTCCTCGCACCGGCCCGCCTGCTGATGGGGCTGGGCTCGGGCTGTCTGTGGCTGGGCATCACCTTCACCACGCTGGCCGGCTGGCCCGGCCAGGAGTATCTATGCATGAGCCGCATCTTCGCCGCCTACTCCGCGGGCGGCCTGCTGGGCCCCCTGCTCGGCTCCATCCAGGGTGTGCGCGGTCCGTTCACCGCCTACCTGGTGCTCACCCTGCTGATGGCAGCACCCGTGCTGGCGCTGCGGCTGCCCGCGCATGCCGCGACGTTCACCGCCGACCGCCGGGCACTGCGCTCACGCGGGTTCTGGGCGGCCAGCGCCGGCATCGCCTTCGCGGTGATGGCCCTGGGCACCTTGGAAGGCGTGCTGCCGCTACACTTCGGCGCCAAGCTCGCACAGTCTCAGATCGGTGTGCTGTACGCGGCAACTTCGGTGCTGGTGGCCGTCACCGCCGCGCTGGCCGCCCGGCTCCGCCCCCGCCGGGCGCTTCTGGCCTCCACCTTGCTGGTCATCACCGGACTCGCTGCCGCCGGGGCCAGTACCGCGGTGCCGGTGTGGATCGGCGCCCTGGCAGTGGCGGTATGCGGCATCGGGATGGCCAACACCGGCGCCATCGGAGTCCTGCTCGACGCCGTACCCGCACAGCGCATCGTCACCGCCATGGTCCTCTGGTCCCAGATCGGCATCCTGGGCTACCTCCTCGCCCCTGTCATGGGCGGGCCCCTCGCCGACGCCTACGGCTACACCACGGTCGCGGCCACCGTCGGCGTCGGCGCCCTGGCCGTCGTCCTCACCCTGGCCTGGCAGCACCGAAGCAGGCAGCCATCCGCAGACTCCGACGCGACCTGA
- a CDS encoding ISAs1 family transposase, with amino-acid sequence MPSSRIGALQRHCEDIDSTCLDPAPSQLTSLAEVLGRLPDPRRVRGRRYRLGSLLALCLVAVLGGARSLAAIARFAADSDAGLRERLGLTAYTPNASTLGRLLARLDGDALDDAVGAWLARYAADPVGEPGDTLVGLAVDGKTVRGSRTDGTAVHLLAAALHACQTVIAQRQVAAKSNEIPAFAPLLDRIDLRGVVVTADAMHTQRAHAEHVITAGGHYLLVVKGNQKKLRKQLRRLPWRDIPLQARTTRAGHGRREVRRLKVCTVQPGLLFPHAVQAMEVKRRRTNRRTGKVETKTVYAVTSLPPQQASPAQLAELVQDHWSVEALHHIRDVTYGEDASRVRTGTAPRAMATLRNLAIGLMRQAGWTNIAAAADHYRSRPQHATAMLRLTA; translated from the coding sequence GTGCCGTCCTCCCGGATCGGTGCCCTGCAGCGCCACTGCGAGGACATCGACTCCACCTGCCTGGATCCGGCACCGTCGCAACTCACCTCCCTGGCCGAGGTACTGGGCCGGTTACCCGATCCTCGCCGGGTCCGGGGCCGCCGCTATCGCCTGGGCTCCCTGCTCGCGCTGTGCCTGGTCGCCGTCCTCGGCGGAGCCAGGTCGCTGGCCGCCATCGCACGCTTCGCCGCCGATAGCGATGCCGGCCTGCGTGAACGGCTCGGGTTGACTGCCTACACACCGAACGCCTCCACGCTGGGACGACTCCTCGCCCGCCTGGACGGCGACGCCCTGGACGACGCCGTGGGTGCCTGGCTCGCCCGGTACGCCGCCGACCCGGTCGGCGAACCCGGCGACACACTGGTCGGCCTGGCAGTCGACGGCAAGACCGTGCGCGGATCCCGCACCGACGGCACAGCCGTCCACCTGCTCGCCGCTGCCCTCCACGCCTGCCAGACCGTGATCGCCCAACGCCAGGTCGCCGCGAAGAGCAACGAAATACCCGCCTTCGCCCCACTGCTGGACCGGATCGACCTGCGCGGCGTCGTCGTCACCGCCGACGCGATGCACACCCAGCGCGCCCACGCCGAACACGTCATCACCGCCGGCGGCCACTACCTCCTGGTGGTCAAGGGCAACCAGAAGAAACTGCGCAAGCAACTGCGGCGCCTGCCCTGGCGGGACATCCCGCTGCAGGCCCGCACCACCAGGGCCGGACACGGCCGCCGCGAGGTCCGCCGCCTGAAGGTCTGCACCGTCCAGCCCGGACTGCTCTTCCCGCACGCCGTCCAGGCCATGGAAGTCAAACGCCGCCGCACCAACCGCAGGACCGGCAAAGTCGAGACGAAGACCGTCTACGCGGTCACCAGCCTCCCGCCCCAACAGGCCAGCCCGGCACAACTCGCCGAACTCGTACAGGACCACTGGTCAGTTGAGGCCCTGCACCACATCAGAGACGTCACCTACGGCGAGGACGCCTCGCGAGTACGAACCGGCACGGCACCCCGCGCCATGGCCACCCTGCGCAACCTCGCCATCGGACTCATGCGCCAAGCAGGCTGGACCAACATCGCCGCCGCAGCCGATCACTACCGGTCACGCCCCCAGCACGCGACCGCCATGCTCCGACTCACAGCCTGA
- a CDS encoding CGNR zinc finger domain-containing protein, producing the protein MRAQFPDFRLGKVLATSFTATLTERRGDAVERIPTPNRLVDWLAVSGLAVESCTTAQLERAWELRESIHAAATAAARRDPLPESAVQVVNDSSTQGRAAAVLTPEGNRQWRLSSASSVEDALGVIAAEAISILAGERDGKLALCASPTCQAAFFDTSQSRTRKWCEMNTCGNRQKKARFNAHKLDNPGSAT; encoded by the coding sequence ATGCGTGCTCAGTTCCCTGACTTCCGTCTCGGCAAGGTGCTGGCGACCAGCTTCACGGCAACCCTGACGGAGCGTCGCGGCGACGCCGTGGAACGTATTCCCACGCCGAACCGACTGGTCGACTGGCTGGCGGTGAGTGGCCTCGCCGTGGAGTCCTGCACCACCGCCCAGCTCGAGCGCGCTTGGGAGCTGAGGGAATCAATTCACGCCGCCGCGACAGCGGCCGCACGCCGAGACCCTCTCCCCGAGTCTGCTGTCCAGGTCGTCAATGACTCCAGCACGCAGGGTCGGGCCGCGGCTGTCTTGACGCCCGAGGGAAATCGGCAATGGCGACTCAGTTCGGCTTCTTCCGTGGAGGATGCCCTAGGCGTTATCGCCGCCGAGGCGATCAGCATCCTCGCAGGCGAACGAGACGGAAAACTGGCCTTGTGCGCATCGCCGACCTGCCAAGCAGCCTTCTTCGACACCAGCCAAAGCCGCACCCGCAAATGGTGCGAGATGAACACGTGTGGGAATCGTCAGAAGAAGGCGCGTTTCAATGCACACAAGCTCGACAACCCTGGATCAGCAACGTAG
- a CDS encoding epoxide hydrolase family protein has protein sequence MNRQTSDVQAFEAHATDSDLDDLRARLAAARLPEAETVYRAAPDPRRWEQGVPLADLVDVVNYWRTGYNWRSLETRRNQIGQFRTTIDDLGIHFLHRRSTRADAMPLILTHGWPGSIAEFTRVIDELADPKNADAPAFHVVVPSLPGFGYSDKPVTTGWGLEKIAAAWVELMARLGYSKFVAAGGDWGGVITTVLGGRFPAHVLGIHTMTAQAPPELTTDGLTAAERKWTEETRDFWLYRAAYAKQQATRPQTIGYSLVDSPVGLLAWILDKFAEWTDTEDSPFETISRDSVLDNVTLYWLTRTGASAARIYYESHLSLDPELRVDVPSAISVYPRDVEKCPRGWAQERYRQIVRWTAPEAGGHFPSLEVPEYFVKDLQEGLAAVLAASGSSS, from the coding sequence ATGAACCGTCAAACCAGCGACGTGCAAGCATTCGAGGCCCACGCAACCGACAGCGACCTCGACGACCTGCGCGCGCGACTGGCCGCGGCACGGCTGCCGGAAGCTGAGACGGTCTACCGCGCCGCGCCTGACCCTCGCCGATGGGAACAGGGCGTTCCTCTTGCCGACCTCGTGGACGTCGTGAACTACTGGCGCACCGGGTACAACTGGCGGTCGTTGGAAACGCGCCGCAACCAGATCGGCCAGTTCCGCACGACCATTGACGATCTGGGAATCCACTTCCTGCATCGCCGATCCACCCGCGCAGACGCCATGCCGCTGATCTTGACGCACGGCTGGCCAGGCAGCATTGCTGAGTTCACCCGTGTAATAGACGAACTAGCAGATCCGAAGAACGCAGACGCGCCGGCGTTCCACGTCGTGGTCCCGTCGCTGCCAGGTTTTGGTTACAGCGACAAGCCGGTCACCACAGGGTGGGGACTCGAAAAGATCGCGGCCGCGTGGGTGGAACTGATGGCAAGGCTCGGCTACAGCAAGTTCGTGGCCGCAGGCGGCGACTGGGGAGGTGTGATCACCACGGTCCTCGGCGGCAGGTTCCCGGCGCACGTTCTCGGCATCCACACCATGACCGCGCAGGCTCCGCCCGAGCTGACAACGGACGGGCTGACAGCGGCGGAACGTAAATGGACCGAGGAAACCCGCGATTTCTGGCTCTACCGCGCGGCGTACGCGAAGCAGCAGGCGACCCGACCGCAGACCATCGGCTACTCGCTCGTCGACTCACCGGTCGGCCTTCTCGCCTGGATCCTCGACAAGTTCGCCGAGTGGACGGATACCGAAGACAGCCCGTTCGAGACGATTTCCAGAGACAGCGTCCTTGACAACGTCACCCTGTACTGGCTGACCAGGACCGGCGCATCGGCAGCCCGCATCTACTACGAAAGCCACCTCTCGCTTGACCCCGAGCTGCGGGTCGACGTCCCGTCAGCAATCAGTGTGTATCCCCGCGACGTCGAGAAGTGTCCGCGCGGCTGGGCACAGGAGCGGTACCGGCAGATCGTCCGCTGGACGGCGCCTGAAGCCGGGGGTCATTTCCCGTCGCTGGAGGTTCCCGAGTATTTCGTCAAGGATTTGCAGGAGGGCCTCGCGGCAGTGCTGGCCGCTAGCGGTAGTTCGTCATGA
- a CDS encoding methionyl-tRNA formyltransferase codes for MRVVMFGYQTWGHRTLQALLDSEHDVVLVVTHPKSEHAYEKIWSDSVADLAEEHGVQVVIRNRPDDDELFERLKEADADIIVANNWRTWIPPRIFDLPRNGTLNVHDSLLPKYAGFSPLIWALINGEPEVGVTAHMMNDELDAGDIVRQEAVPVGPTDTATDLFHKTVNLIAPVTIGALDLIAAGHTEFTKQDRSQASFFHKRSIEDSRIDWTWPAEDLQRLIRAQSEPYPSTFTFHKGKRLAILAAVVSEGRYGGTPGRIFYREGDGVVVVAGADARTGRNHGLAITRVRTEDGQELGATEYFTSMGGYLTSHP; via the coding sequence ATGCGGGTCGTCATGTTCGGCTACCAGACCTGGGGGCATCGCACCCTTCAAGCCCTCCTGGACTCCGAACACGACGTGGTCCTGGTCGTGACGCACCCCAAGAGCGAGCACGCGTACGAGAAGATCTGGAGCGACTCGGTCGCCGACCTCGCAGAGGAGCACGGCGTCCAGGTGGTCATCCGCAACCGCCCGGACGACGACGAGCTCTTCGAGCGCCTCAAGGAGGCCGACGCGGACATCATCGTGGCCAACAACTGGCGGACGTGGATCCCGCCGCGCATCTTCGACCTGCCACGCAACGGGACCCTCAACGTGCACGACTCGCTGCTGCCGAAGTACGCCGGCTTCTCCCCGCTGATCTGGGCCCTGATCAACGGCGAGCCCGAAGTGGGCGTCACCGCGCACATGATGAACGACGAACTCGACGCCGGCGACATCGTCCGGCAGGAGGCGGTTCCGGTCGGACCTACGGACACCGCCACCGACCTCTTCCACAAGACCGTGAACCTCATCGCACCGGTCACGATCGGCGCGCTCGACCTCATCGCCGCCGGGCATACGGAGTTCACCAAGCAGGACCGGTCCCAGGCCAGCTTCTTCCACAAGAGGTCCATCGAGGACAGCCGAATCGACTGGACCTGGCCGGCGGAGGACCTCCAGCGCCTGATCCGCGCCCAGTCCGAGCCGTACCCCAGCACCTTCACCTTCCACAAGGGCAAGCGACTTGCGATCCTCGCCGCCGTAGTCTCCGAGGGCAGGTACGGAGGCACCCCGGGCCGCATCTTCTACCGAGAGGGCGACGGCGTGGTGGTCGTCGCCGGAGCCGACGCCCGCACCGGCCGCAACCACGGTCTGGCGATCACGCGCGTACGAACGGAAGACGGCCAGGAGTTGGGCGCGACCGAGTACTTCACTTCCATGGGCGGGTACCTCACCAGTCACCCCTGA
- a CDS encoding lysine N(6)-hydroxylase/L-ornithine N(5)-oxygenase family protein → MSQVLPGDSTPVHDLIGIGFGPSNVAMAIALSEYNARAAGQEVIAAHFFEQQPSFGWHRGMLIDDATMQVSFLKDLVTLRNPASEYSFLCYLKSKGRLIDFINHKNLFPLRVEFHDYFEWAAAKVEDMVSYGHEVVGVAPVVRDGTVEYLEVTVRSGEGLLVHRARNLVIGTGLRPLMPEGMERGERVWHNSELLAKVDELEGTSPSRFVVVGAGQSAAENVAYLHRRFPEAEICAVFSRYGYSPADDSSFANRIFDPAAVDEYFAAPENVKRRLMDYHGNTNYSVVDIDLIDDLYRQMYQEKVLGTERLRFLNVSRLTDVKETPAKVRATVTSLVTGDETPIDADVVVFATGYSPADPVGLLGEVADHCLRDDEGRVRVERDYRLATDLDLRCGIYLQGGTEHTHGITSSLLSNTSIRVGEILESLLDRGLKSAADEARTVADGTGSAAR, encoded by the coding sequence ATGTCACAGGTTCTTCCTGGTGACTCAACACCCGTTCACGACCTCATTGGCATCGGCTTCGGACCGTCCAATGTCGCCATGGCGATCGCCCTCAGCGAATACAACGCACGAGCCGCAGGGCAAGAGGTGATCGCCGCTCACTTCTTCGAACAGCAGCCTTCCTTCGGCTGGCACCGTGGCATGCTCATCGACGATGCGACCATGCAAGTGTCCTTCCTCAAGGACCTGGTGACGCTCCGGAACCCGGCCAGCGAGTACAGCTTCCTCTGCTACCTGAAGAGCAAGGGGCGGCTGATCGACTTCATCAACCACAAGAACCTGTTCCCGCTGAGGGTGGAGTTCCACGACTACTTCGAGTGGGCGGCGGCCAAGGTCGAGGACATGGTCTCCTACGGTCATGAGGTCGTCGGCGTCGCGCCAGTCGTCCGTGACGGAACCGTGGAGTACCTGGAAGTGACGGTCCGTTCGGGGGAGGGGCTCCTGGTTCATCGGGCCCGCAACCTCGTCATCGGTACCGGCCTGCGTCCCCTCATGCCGGAGGGTATGGAGCGGGGCGAACGCGTCTGGCACAACTCCGAGTTACTGGCGAAAGTCGATGAGTTGGAGGGCACCTCGCCTTCTCGGTTCGTCGTCGTGGGGGCCGGGCAGAGCGCCGCCGAGAACGTCGCCTACCTGCACCGCCGCTTCCCCGAGGCCGAGATCTGCGCGGTCTTCTCCCGCTACGGCTACAGCCCCGCCGACGACAGCAGTTTCGCCAACCGGATCTTCGACCCCGCGGCGGTCGACGAGTACTTCGCCGCGCCCGAGAACGTCAAGCGCCGACTGATGGACTACCACGGCAACACCAACTACTCCGTGGTGGACATCGACCTGATCGACGACCTGTACCGGCAGATGTACCAGGAGAAAGTCCTCGGCACCGAGCGGCTCCGCTTCCTCAACGTCTCCAGGCTCACCGATGTCAAGGAGACGCCGGCCAAGGTCCGTGCCACGGTGACGTCCCTTGTCACCGGCGACGAGACGCCCATCGACGCGGACGTCGTGGTCTTCGCCACCGGCTACAGCCCCGCCGACCCCGTCGGCCTCCTCGGGGAGGTCGCAGATCACTGCCTTCGTGACGACGAGGGCCGCGTCCGCGTCGAGCGTGACTACCGCCTCGCCACCGACCTCGACCTGCGCTGCGGTATCTACCTGCAGGGCGGCACGGAGCACACCCACGGCATCACGTCGTCGCTGCTGTCGAACACCTCCATCAGGGTCGGCGAGATTCTGGAGTCCCTCCTCGACCGGGGCCTCAAGTCGGCTGCTGACGAGGCCCGGACGGTCGCCGACGGGACCGGCAGCGCCGCTCGTTAG